A section of the Alkalihalobacillus sp. LMS39 genome encodes:
- a CDS encoding DUF1444 family protein — translation MEIAKLKQLVTEKLERPDRSVSYDRKEQVLRIENQKNKKGVSLALRPLLAKYETKKEEALEEAVRYVNHALEAMGQDITLAGKEKKIFPVIRSTSFPETTKDGKQLIFAEHTSETRIYYSVDLGHSYVLLDEEMINKANITKNDIMEMAQFNMRSLPIELKEDIVAGNSFYFVSTKDGYDASRILNEAFLAKMQLDMKGKMAVAVPHQDVCIIADLVNDTGYDVLGQMTFQFFNQGNNPITALPFLYENGELEPTFILAQRKPKKD, via the coding sequence AGACCGGTCTGTATCATATGATAGAAAAGAACAAGTACTCCGTATTGAAAATCAGAAAAATAAAAAAGGTGTGTCGCTTGCGTTAAGACCGTTATTGGCTAAATATGAGACGAAAAAAGAGGAAGCGCTAGAGGAAGCGGTCCGTTATGTAAATCATGCATTAGAGGCAATGGGGCAAGACATAACACTTGCTGGGAAAGAAAAGAAGATTTTTCCAGTTATTCGTTCGACCTCTTTTCCGGAAACAACGAAAGATGGAAAACAGCTTATTTTTGCAGAGCATACTAGTGAAACAAGAATTTATTACTCGGTTGATCTTGGTCATTCCTATGTTTTACTTGATGAAGAGATGATTAACAAAGCGAATATAACAAAAAACGATATTATGGAAATGGCACAATTTAATATGCGATCATTACCTATTGAACTAAAAGAAGATATCGTTGCGGGGAATTCTTTTTATTTTGTGAGTACAAAAGATGGATATGATGCAAGTCGGATTTTAAATGAAGCGTTTCTTGCAAAAATGCAACTTGATATGAAAGGAAAGATGGCGGTTGCCGTTCCACATCAAGATGTATGTATCATTGCTGATTTGGTCAACGATACCGGCTATGATGTTCTTGGTCAAATGACGTTTCAATTTTTTAACCAAGGAAATAATCCAATTACAGCGTTACCATTTTTATATGAAAATGGGGAATTAGAACCGACCTTCATTTTAGCGCAAAGAAAACCAAAGAAAGACTGA